The following DNA comes from Kluyveromyces lactis strain NRRL Y-1140 chromosome E complete sequence.
AACGCCTCTTGGTACAGCGGATCATGCTATTGCAGCAGTGGCTGGTATATCGGACGTGGTTCCTGTACAGGAGGGTTCAATACCACCTgaacagcagcagcagcaacaacaaacTATTGATTTGAACCCGGATGCACAATTCGATGGGAAACCTATAGTACAGATCGATCCAGAAATTCTAAAGGAGAAGCCCTGGAGACAACCAGGAGCGAATATTTCAGATTATTTCAATTATGGATTTAATGAACAGACTTGGATGGAATATTTACATAGACAAGAACATTTGACGAAAGAATACAACCCACaaaagattttgatgaaCCTCCTAGCTTTACAGCAGCAAGGAAAGTTAAATGATCCAGGTTCAGGACAACCTGTACAGAATACAATCCAACCTCCTCCTCCGCCTATGGGACTTCCCCCCATGTTTGGTGGTTTCCCAGGATTTCCATTTCCGGGTATGATGAATAACATGCAAAATCAAAATGTATCAAGCATGAACAACATGAACAACATGAACAACATGAACAACATGAACA
Coding sequences within:
- the FIP1 gene encoding cleavage polyadenylation factor subunit FIP1 (some similarities with uniprot|P45976 Saccharomyces cerevisiae YJR093C FIP1 Subunit of cleavage polyadenylation factor), translating into MSSEDEDDKFLYSDEEDSNVVAKQEGPALKRQKVEETPKILAHDVPEGNTNEVESEASNQDSSSDEDDSSDSDSDVEIIIGTGNDTSKIDSGKSQISAITDTTPLGTADHAIAAVAGISDVVPVQEGSIPPEQQQQQQQTIDLNPDAQFDGKPIVQIDPEILKEKPWRQPGANISDYFNYGFNEQTWMEYLHRQEHLTKEYNPQKILMNLLALQQQGKLNDPGSGQPVQNTIQPPPPPMGLPPMFGGFPGFPFPGMMNNMQNQNVSSMNNMNNMNNMNNMNNINNNNNNNLNDKK